A stretch of DNA from Hoeflea ulvae:
GGCCATGACGACATCATGATGGTCGTCGATGCCGGCTATCCCATGGCCTATGAGGACCGGGTGATCGACCTGGCGCTGTGCCCGGGCATTCCGGATCTTCTGACGGTGCTGCGCGCCATCCGTCAGGATATGTGGGTCGAGGCCTATCACATGATTGACGATGCCAAGGCCAACAATCCCAACGCCTGGAACGGCGTCGCCGAAGTCTTCCCCGACGCCAAGGGCGGCGTCAAGCCGAACGAATGGTTCCACGAAGACGGCTACCGCAATGCCAAGTTCATCGTCCGCACCGGTGCCTGGATGCCCTGGGGCAATGTCGCGCTGGTCTCCGGCATTCCGGTCCGCGAATGGTTCGACAACACCGGCGCCGACGTTCCAGACAGCTGGACCGAACGCCACGCACTCAATGTCAAGCACGGCCAGACCGGGGTGGAGTGACGCAGACATGCTGGTTCAACTTGTTCATATTCAGGTAAAGCCGGACCGCATCGGGGATTTCCTCGATGCCTTCCGGATCAATTACGAAGGCACGACGAAGGAG
This window harbors:
- a CDS encoding RbsD/FucU family protein — translated: MRRKGVLNVKLGKAISEMGHDDIMMVVDAGYPMAYEDRVIDLALCPGIPDLLTVLRAIRQDMWVEAYHMIDDAKANNPNAWNGVAEVFPDAKGGVKPNEWFHEDGYRNAKFIVRTGAWMPWGNVALVSGIPVREWFDNTGADVPDSWTERHALNVKHGQTGVE